One Simonsiella muelleri ATCC 29453 DNA window includes the following coding sequences:
- a CDS encoding nitroreductase family protein, which produces MSVQILQEIAQTRRSLYVLNKDLPISQDEVKQIVEHALKHTPSSFNSQSTRMVVLFGAEHEKLWDIAISELRKIVPADKFEPTENKLNMFKAAAGSVLFFEDQEVIKGLQNQFPAYAANFPIWAEHANAMNQYAIWTTLSAAAVGANLQHYNPVIDAEVAKTWNIPANWTLRAQLVFGGMGAPAGEKSFASIEERMKVFGA; this is translated from the coding sequence ATGTCAGTCCAAATCTTACAAGAAATCGCCCAAACTCGCCGTTCACTCTACGTCTTAAACAAAGATTTACCCATCAGCCAAGATGAAGTCAAACAAATCGTTGAACATGCACTCAAACACACACCTTCATCATTTAATTCACAATCTACTCGCATGGTGGTTTTGTTTGGCGCAGAACACGAAAAATTGTGGGACATTGCCATCAGCGAATTACGCAAAATTGTACCAGCCGATAAATTTGAACCCACTGAAAATAAATTAAATATGTTTAAAGCCGCAGCAGGCAGCGTGTTATTTTTTGAAGACCAAGAAGTAATAAAAGGTTTGCAAAATCAATTCCCTGCCTACGCTGCCAATTTTCCTATCTGGGCCGAACACGCCAACGCCATGAACCAATACGCCATTTGGACAACCTTGAGCGCAGCCGCTGTGGGCGCAAATTTACAGCATTACAACCCCGTGATTGACGCAGAAGTAGCAAAAACGTGGAATATTCCAGCCAACTGGACATTACGCGCACAACTGGTATTCGGTGGCATGGGCGCGCCTGCTGGCGAAAAATCATTTGCTTCAATTGAAGAACGCATGAAAGTGTTTGGTGCATAA
- the upp gene encoding uracil phosphoribosyltransferase: MNITVINHPLVKHKLTLMREADCSTGKFRTLTKELARLMTYEATRDFDVEEYEIDGWCGTITGQRIKGKTVTVVPILRAGLGMLDGVLDLIPSAKISVVGLQRDETTLQPVSYFEKLVDKMDERPALILDPMLATGGSMVATINLLKSKGCRNIKALVLVAAPEGVKLVNDVHPDVTIYTAALDSYLNEDGYIIPGLGDAGDKIFGTKHCA, encoded by the coding sequence ATGAATATTACCGTCATCAATCATCCCTTGGTTAAACACAAATTAACATTAATGCGCGAAGCCGATTGCAGTACAGGCAAATTCCGCACCTTAACCAAAGAATTAGCCCGATTAATGACTTACGAAGCCACGCGCGATTTTGATGTGGAAGAATACGAAATTGATGGTTGGTGTGGCACAATCACAGGACAACGCATCAAAGGCAAAACCGTTACGGTTGTACCGATTTTACGTGCAGGTTTGGGGATGTTGGACGGCGTATTGGATTTGATTCCCAGTGCGAAAATCAGCGTGGTGGGTTTACAGCGTGATGAAACCACATTGCAGCCTGTTTCTTATTTTGAGAAATTGGTGGACAAAATGGACGAACGTCCCGCGTTGATTCTTGACCCTATGTTGGCGACAGGTGGTTCTATGGTTGCCACAATTAATTTATTGAAAAGTAAAGGTTGTCGTAATATCAAAGCGTTGGTATTGGTTGCTGCGCCTGAAGGCGTGAAATTGGTAAACGATGTACACCCCGATGTAACCATTTATACCGCCGCTTTGGACAGCTATTTAAATGAAGATGGCTACATCATTCCAGGGTTGGGCGATGCGGGCGATAAAATTTTTGGTACAAAACATTGTGCGTAA
- the gshB gene encoding glutathione synthase: MKILFISNPMESFKTYKDSTYVMMREAANREIELYHALSNDVFVQHYGLVVVKATPFKFIGAKHDHDHAWFELESSEIEPLTKFDAVIMRTDPPFDLQYLYTTQLLSLAERQGAKVFNSGQAMRDFNEKLAILNFPKYTAPTTVTTYADDVREFLRSHKDIIVKPLDGMGGMGIFRLRENDANTNSILEMLMRNDTRTIMAQEYLPEIMLGDKRILVINGDVVPYALARIPKEGETRGNLAAGGRGIAQKLSKRDREIAEGLAPELKQRGILLAGLDVIGDYLTEVNVTSPTGFQEIMSQQYFDVAQMFIDAVEKESQKNN; this comes from the coding sequence ATGAAAATTCTGTTTATTTCCAATCCAATGGAATCATTCAAAACCTATAAAGATTCCACTTATGTGATGATGCGTGAAGCCGCCAATCGCGAAATTGAACTCTATCATGCGTTGAGTAATGATGTTTTTGTTCAGCATTATGGTTTAGTGGTGGTCAAAGCTACGCCGTTCAAATTTATAGGTGCAAAACACGACCACGACCACGCATGGTTTGAATTAGAAAGTTCAGAAATTGAACCACTTACCAAATTTGATGCAGTCATTATGCGAACCGATCCACCGTTTGATTTGCAATATTTGTATACCACGCAATTGTTGAGTTTGGCGGAACGTCAGGGCGCGAAAGTGTTTAATAGCGGGCAGGCAATGCGTGATTTTAACGAAAAATTAGCCATTTTGAATTTCCCTAAATATACCGCACCCACCACCGTAACCACTTATGCCGATGATGTGCGCGAATTTCTCAGAAGCCATAAAGATATTATTGTTAAACCGCTAGATGGCATGGGGGGGATGGGGATTTTCCGTTTACGCGAAAATGATGCCAACACCAACAGTATTTTGGAAATGTTGATGCGAAACGACACGCGTACCATTATGGCGCAAGAATATTTGCCCGAAATTATGTTGGGTGACAAACGTATTTTGGTGATTAATGGTGACGTTGTGCCATACGCTTTGGCGCGAATCCCCAAGGAAGGTGAAACGCGTGGTAATTTGGCGGCTGGTGGACGCGGTATTGCGCAAAAATTAAGCAAACGCGACCGCGAAATTGCCGAAGGTCTCGCGCCTGAATTGAAACAGCGTGGGATTTTATTGGCAGGTCTGGATGTGATTGGTGATTATTTGACCGAAGTAAATGTAACCAGCCCGACTGGTTTCCAAGAGATTATGTCGCAACAATATTTTGATGTCGCACAAATGTTTATTGATGCGGTGGAAAAAGAAAGCCAAAAGAATAATTGA
- a CDS encoding NAD-dependent epimerase/dehydratase family protein, translated as MNILLLGGSGFVGGRVAALLRKHGHNVITAHHHELNLLNLAENQAKVFLNQKDVVVNCVGVMHKDEAILETIHHYAPVQLAQWAAECGVQRWVQLSALGACESHSVAFVGSKGRGDMALCASGLQVAIARPSLVFGRGGASCSLFLKLAQLPVIGLPNGGKFDFQPVHVDDVAQGLVALVEHSPEYGTVIDFTGNQRLTFADYLSAMRVQFHHAKPLKVIPIPIGIIQPFLPIANVLSNGFLSADNMILLQEGSCADNEQFAKLLGRKPLAVKEFYL; from the coding sequence GTGAATATTTTATTATTAGGCGGTTCGGGTTTTGTTGGTGGGCGCGTGGCGGCATTGTTGCGTAAACATGGACACAATGTAATCACGGCTCATCATCATGAATTGAATTTACTGAATTTGGCTGAAAATCAAGCAAAAGTATTTTTAAATCAAAAAGATGTTGTCGTGAACTGTGTGGGTGTGATGCATAAGGATGAGGCAATTTTAGAAACAATCCATCATTACGCGCCCGTTCAATTGGCGCAATGGGCGGCAGAGTGTGGAGTGCAACGTTGGGTGCAGCTTTCGGCGTTGGGGGCGTGTGAATCGCATTCGGTAGCATTTGTTGGCAGTAAAGGGCGTGGAGACATGGCGTTGTGTGCGAGCGGTTTGCAAGTAGCGATTGCGCGTCCATCTTTGGTATTTGGGCGTGGTGGGGCGAGTTGTTCTTTATTTCTGAAATTAGCGCAATTACCTGTGATTGGTTTACCAAATGGTGGAAAATTTGATTTTCAGCCTGTTCATGTGGACGATGTGGCGCAGGGCTTGGTGGCATTAGTGGAACATTCGCCAGAATATGGCACAGTAATTGATTTTACTGGAAATCAGCGATTGACTTTTGCGGACTATTTATCAGCAATGCGAGTTCAATTTCATCACGCTAAACCATTAAAAGTGATACCTATTCCAATCGGTATCATTCAGCCATTTTTGCCTATTGCCAATGTGTTAAGTAATGGTTTTTTGAGTGCAGATAACATGATTTTGTTACAAGAAGGTTCGTGTGCGGACAATGAGCAATTTGCAAAACTGTTGGGTCGGAAACCGTTGGCAGTAAAAGAATTTTATTTGTAA
- a CDS encoding DUF2322 family protein has translation MNFQDYLNTFPSIDHLSRLDVCDEQGNVIHTIPAVAGKLGSLKLYHALARQFDGKLNAQSATQGIEWFAEHVADAQANSGKHPNIDLLLHVQQQGLNYRLVSHS, from the coding sequence ATGAATTTTCAAGATTATTTAAATACTTTCCCCAGTATTGACCATTTGAGTCGTTTAGATGTTTGCGATGAACAAGGCAATGTGATTCACACCATTCCAGCTGTGGCAGGAAAATTGGGTAGCCTGAAATTGTATCACGCGCTCGCCCGACAGTTTGATGGCAAATTAAACGCGCAATCTGCCACTCAAGGCATTGAATGGTTCGCCGAACACGTTGCCGATGCCCAAGCCAATTCGGGTAAACATCCAAATATTGATTTGTTATTGCACGTTCAACAGCAAGGTTTGAATTATCGCCTTGTATCTCATTCTTAA